GCTAACCAGCATAACCACGGGCTGGCCTGGAACAAGGTCGTTCATCCTCGCCGGATACCCGCTAAGGCTGATCTTACATAAAGGACTTACTGCCAGTTCATAGCTTTTCCCGTCACTCGCGGTCGCCCGTACGATCCTTTTAACGCTATCCACATAATCCAGGTAGCCACTGACGGATGCTTCGGCTACCTGCCTTTTTTCTATATAAGCAACCAGGTTCTGCGGTGTCACCAGAACACTTACCTGATCCCCGCTCGTCAACAGACCCGAAAGACCTGTTTTCCCAGATGTTCGGTCATACACGAATACCTCTTTGTCACTTCCTGCAATCACGTAGAAGCTCAGCCCGTCGTTCTGGGCGACCTGAACATATGTATCTGCACTGTCGGCCTGACCGCCGCTCGAAACCCTGACCACCGTTCCGGAAAGCTCCTTGTATCCCTGTCCGGCCAGGATTATACGGCTGGCCTTGTCCAGGGCGGCAGCCAGTTCTCCCCGCCTTATGCTCGCTTGCGGATAGAACATCCCTGCATCCCTTCCGCTCATTATCCCTAATTTGACCACGGTTGCGCAGTAGGGGATACGCTCGGAGCTGAACCTTGCCCAATCCTGAAAAGAGTAAACCGGGTGCTGTTCGGAATCGTATACAGGAGCAAGCCCACTCATCCGGGCTATCCAGTAGGCTACTTCTTCCCTGGTGGCAGGGGCCTGCCAGTTGGCGCTTGCCCTTTCGGCCGGGGTTACGATGCCCATGTTTTGAGCAAGTCGGGTGTAGTTGGCTCCCCAAGGAGTTCGATAGCTGGCCATTTCCCCAGGTCCAACCGCCAGCTTCTGGGCTTCGCCTTCTTTTCCGGCCAGCCTCACAACCATTCCCAAGGCCTCTTCTTTGGTCGCATATGCCTCAGGGCGAAAGTCCGGCCCACTACTCCTCAATACCCCTAGCGCAGCCAGGCGGTAAATTGAGCTACGAGCCCAATGAGAAGCCACATCGGCAAAAGACAGATGGGAAATATCTGTTCCTGCCCCTAGCCTCCCGTAGTAGACATCCGCTGCCTCCGCCTTCAAGGGAAATACCAGGAACAGCATCAATATCAGAGTTATCCAACTAATCAAAAGTCGCTTCACTTTTCTCAGCCCTTACCCAAAAATGATGAAAAGGTTCGGCTGCGGCACCCGCACTTCTATCCTGCCGGTTAGGCTGCTTGCCACATCCGTGCAGTTCACCCACTCGAGACGCGGGTACGAGTAATACTCCGCCCGCGTCGGGCGACCGACCCCGCCTTCCACCTGCCAGACCACCCGCAGGCTGCCTGCCAGGGTTGAGGCCTGAACTTTCCTGGTTTTGGCCTCGAATCCGATCTCGACGGCGAACCCATCAAGAGGTCTCGAACCTGACCGATTGGCCTTAACCGATTCCAAAACCGCCGTACTTGTGGGATAGATGTAGATGAAGGCGTAACCTTCTCCCGTTCGGCTCCAAAAGTCCTGCATTTCCGATGTCTTTAATACTTTCAGAGGTACGGACAGGTTTATCCTGTCCCCGTTAATCCTCAGAGTTACATCAGGGTTCGTTCTAACCCCGACCAAGGGGATCATCAGCCGCAGCCGTTTTAGGGCTGCCTGCTCAGAGTCTAAGGTGACGTCGTAGTAGCTGCTTGACCAGGACGAAATCTCGTCCCCCACGATTATAACCAGGTCATCTTTCTCCCGGCTGATCCTAGTTGTGTTCTGTAATATTTCGGCCGTTTGTGGGCGGTTCTCGACATCATCGTCGGAAACGTAAATGGGATTCGATTTGCAAGCGATGAAATCGGAACAGCCGTACTGGTTGAAGGTCCTCATCCAGAAATAATAGCGCTTGCCGGGCTCGATGTCCTCGAACACGAACTCGGTTTTGTCAGTAGAAACCAGGAACTGTTTGGAGTTGGTGCTGGAACGGGTGTTTACATATATCTCGTAACTACTCGGCACCGAACTCGCCGACCAGAAAAGCTTGATAGCGCGCCGGTTCCACAATTCCCCGTCGAAATCCGACGGCGGAGGAGCTACCGTTTCCTCGAAAGTAAAACCGTTGGCCTTCAGGGCCTCGCCGTAGTCGGGAGCTGGGTTGCGCACCGACACGTCCACGGACCCCTTGGCATGTGAGGGAGTCACTACCGTAAGCTGGTCGTACCGGTCATAAGTTACTGAAGCCGCTTCCAACGTTCCGAAGAATACCCTGCATCCGGTGCGGAAGTTGTCTCCCTTTATTACTACAATCGTACCTCCCAGGGTTGTTCCGTGATCTGGGGTAATGCTGGTTATCGTTGGCTGCAGCTCAGGAGATACGTAGGTGAACCCTGACGGTTTTACCGCCGTCCCCTGGTCGGCTGTGTTGATTACCGATACATCCACCGCTGCCGTGGTCTGGTTGGCAGGCATGCTGTAAGCCGGAGTACGCACCACCAGTCTGTTTTCAGACTTTTCGATAATGGTAGCTTGGCCGGTCCCAAAGTATACCTCGACCTGATCCCGGAAGTTGGTACCGGTTATAGTCACGTTGGTGCCACCGTTAGCGCTCCCCTGAGATGGCTCGATTGAGCTTATCGTCGGCTCTACTACCGGTGATACATACTCTACCGTGCAGTCCGCCTGTCCCCCGTCCGGGTTACGGACCCGCAGTACCCGTTTTCCTATGAACTGGCCTGTGCTCAAAGGAGGAATTACTACCCTTATACGGGACGCATCCAGGACTTCGATGTTCGGGTATTCCGCCCCGTCGATAGTCGTCTTGCCGGTAGGAGTTACATCGGCGAGCGAAGTGAATGTCTGCCCGGTGGCATCGCTCAAAAGAACATCGCTACCGGCCCACTTTACCCCCTCCGCTTCAGATGGAACCACAAAACCGCTACCCGTGATCGTCGCCAGGCTAGGCCTGCTCTTTGGAAACTTAGACGGGTTCACACTGCTGATGGTGGGTTTGCTCACTTCGAAGGTGAAGCCCTTCTTCAGCGTATAGGTCCCGGTATCGGGATTGGTAATGGTTACGTCGACCGCCCCGCCCCCTGAATATAGCGGGGTTATTACCTTCAGTTGGGTACCCTGGCTCTTGGATAGAGTATCGTCCTTGACCACAGTTGCCTCTATTCCTCCGAAGGTTACCACGGGCCAATCCGTAATTACATTGTTCTCATCTCTGTTCACCCTGAAATCACGCCCGCGAATTATTACTTCCTGAGTTCCGGCCGCTGGTCCTTTATTAGGCTGAACTGCGGTTATGACCGGGCTGCTGGAAGGCGTAACATAGGTGAACGCCCCCAACGCACGAGCAGTTCCCCCGTCTGGGTTGACGATCATGATGTCTGCCGGTCCTGGGGTCTGCCCTGCAGGAAGAGCAGGCGTCTTGGCCCGGACCCGACACTTGCTCCAAATCCCAGCCCCGCTGTCGAAATGTACCAATTCGAGCTTTACTTCGCTGGCTAACTGGGTTCCTACATAAAGCTCGAGCCCTTCCCTAAAATCAGCCCCCTCTACCACTATGTCAGTACCGCCGTATACTGAGCCCCGCTCGGGATTAACCGCCTTTTGGTCCCCATCTATATCCTCGATAGTCGGGTTACTGGTAGGAAGCTGATACACAAACGGCTTAGCAGCGATGGCTTGGGCCGTATCCGGATTAATCACCTTGATGGCGTACTCGCCAGGAGAGGGCAGTTCCGGAACGATGAACTCGATAAGTTCAGGACTCTTTACATACACTGCCCCCATTACCTGCTGGTCGCTATTCCACGATGTAACAGCTGTCAAAAGCTGGTCCCCAAGAAATACCCTTGTTTCGGCTCCGACAACAAAGTCAGCCCCTTCAACCACAACTTTTGTCCCTTTCGTGCCGTGCGTCGGCGCAAACCTGTTTATAGTCGGGTTGGTGTAAACCGCGTGGTACCTGAACCCTTGAGCAACAGTCGCAACCCCTATACCGTTGGCGGAAACGTTTATCACCTGCACCGGCACCCAAACGTCGCTCCGCGTACCCGGGGGGGTGTGACAGGTGATGGTCTGCCCTGCCTGGCTTACCGTAATCGCACTGGCCAACTGCCCGTCAAAGGTTACTAGAGCCCCGTCTCTGAAGTTGCTGCCGTTTATAGTTACAACTTCCCCCCCCTGGATGTTCCCTTCATTCGGGGTTATAGTGTTGATCCTGGGGGCCAGCTGGGTGCTGGATTCAAGGTATTGGAACTTGTTCTGCCACAGAGCTATCCCGCCATCCGGGTTGATGACCCAAAAGTCCTGTTCTTTCGGCTCTCCCGGCGGTACCTCCAGGTATATGCGGTTGCCATTCGCACGGTCGTAGGGGGCAAGCTCTACCGCGTCCCGCATTACCCTGATTTCGAGTTCATCAAAGAAGGTAACGTTTTCACCAGGAAAAAGGCTATCGATAAGGTCGGTATAGAAGCGCTGGTTTTCTGTCTCGTCCTCGTAAACGTGACCTATTACCACATTATTTCCGATTTTCACCGCCGACCCGTACATAAAGTCTTTGCCTTCAACAGTCACAAAAACCCCGCCGGCAGGAGAGCTCACCGCCGGGCTGACTTTAGTAATCGTGGGGCTGCTGATGTATTCAAAGCCCTCCTCGAGAACATCTTCGCCACCATCCCAATTCACAACCCGCACGTCTACCCTCTCTCTCTTAGCATGGGCAGGTGCAAGTACGGAAACCTTTGCCTTCGGCCTCCCGTCCTCAACACCTCCGGGAACAATGTCTACTACGGTCCCCTTCGTTTCCCCGAAAAAGACGCTGAGCCCCTGGTAAAGGTCGAAGCCTTCAATCTCCACCTGGGTTCCGCCCGCAGTCGGGCCTTTGGTAGGTGTAATGCTCGTTATCTCTGGCACGCTTTTAACTCGCTGGTAGGTATAAGATTTTGACAAGACAGCCCTTTCAGCTACTGCCGGATCCTCGGGGATGACCAGCCGCTGCCCGCCGGTAAACATCTCTTCCGTTACGGTGACCACTACGTCCACCGTTTCCCCTAGGACCAAGGGATCAAGGTAGTGAGCGTTGGTGGTACCTTCCAAATACTGCACCCTCTGCCCGTCAGCCTGTATGAGCTCGGTGACCTTGGTTATCTTTACTGGCGTACCGCCGATCGTGACCGAGATGGTGCGGTAAACAACTACGTCAGTATATTCCAAATAGCTGTTCATCTTTTCGGTTATTACAAGGTTATTGTCCGAGGCCGGTTCAAACCCTGAAATGACGTAGGGGTTCGAGTTGTAGTCGGCCGAAATAAGTCGGCCGTTAGCATAGCGGAGGGAAGTAACAGGGTCGCTCGAACGGAAGCGGAAAAAGCTCCTTCCAGTCAGGGTCACGGTCTGCCCGCCTTCCTCGGGTCCACTGATCGGCATAATAGCAGTAAGCCGTAAAGCTTGGCCCTGGGTACTGTAATAAAAGCCGTTGGTCAGGGTGTCTTTGACGATGTCCGGTAGGTTTTTGTCTCGAACGGTCACGTCCACAGGTCCGGTATAATAGCCGTTGTTAGGCGAGCGCGGGGTTGAAACCTTAAGAACAACCGCATCTTCAGGGTATCCGGCTGGAAGCTCCTCGCTGGAAAGCAGCCTGGGGTTCGCGCCTAAACCTTCCCATTTGGGGTTCGCCGATGAAAATAACACCTCGGTGTCGGTATTGAACCCCCGCCCGATAACCATGATCTCGGTACCCCCCGCAGGAGTACCCACATTGGGAACTACCCCGAGTATCTCGAGCTCTCCTGGGGTCGGGAGAATGTTCACCGCTCCTGCATATATGGCCCCAGATTTTACCTTCCCTGTAGCCGGGTCCTTTATCTTAAAACGCAGGTCATGCTGGGTTTTGTCCGCGGAACTAGGGACAGTGACTACTATCTTTTTGCCCATCCCCACCTGCTCCACTGTCTTAACAGTCGCCTCGCCACCTGCGATTATGACAACGTTGTTAGCAGGAGTGCTTTCGAAATTCGAACCGGTAATCGCAATATCGATGCCCCTTATTAGAGCTGACGGGCTCGGATTAAAGCTGGTAGCCTCGGGGATACCGATGTTGGAGAGCCGCATTTCGCCCTGGGCGCCCTCGTAAGCATTAGAAAGCCCTCCGGCCGTGCTTTCCGCGGTAAAAATCAGGTCGTTGTTCTCCATAAGCGAATTCCAGGCAACGTATATGGCCCCCTCGCTGTCCCAGGAGATACCGCCCGCATAACCTGGTTCCTTTTTGTCTTCGTCGAGGTTACTGTATAAAATGGAATTGCCGCTCACAGCCGCACTTACCCTTATCTTCGATACCTTCTTCAAATAAGCCCCTTCAACCGCTACCCTCTTGACTGTAGACTGTATGATTGGCCTTCCATTCTGGTCAAACCCGCTCACTGTGATAAGGCTGTAGGGGTAAACGTTAGTAATAAAGGGATCATGGACATAGGTGAGCTTCTTCTGGGTATAGGTATAGGTGCGACCGTCGTTGGTTGTGATGGTAACTGCGAGTACCTGCTCCGTTTCCTTAGTCCCAAGAGTATAATAAGGAGCCCTCACGGTTATCTGGGTATCTGACCAGGTCTGAATGCGGTAAACGTTCATGGATACGGTATTGAACTCGAAGGTCACCTGGCAATCATTGCCGAAAGCGCCGAAGCCCGAGCCGTCGATTATTACTAAGGAACCGCCCGTAACGTCACTGGTTCCGTTGGCGTTTTTAATATCAGTCACGCTTATAGTGCTGGCTGCAAAGAGCGAACTAGGGAACAGCAATGACAGAAAAAACGTGATCAGTATAAAAAAAGCCCCTACCCGTCTCATTAGTTTCATTCGCTCCCCTTCCCGGTCCCGTAATACTGTTTCTGTTTACCTAACTAACAGAAACAGCCCCAGATAGAAATGGCTGCTGTACAGAGCAAAGCGGCACGCATCTCGAGAACATGCTCATCTTTTTAAATGCGGACCCCCGTGGGTTGATTGAAATTACCGTTACAATCGTCTGCTACCTCTTTATAAGATAAGCGGTGATAGACTAGTGTTGTTTTTCGAAAAGTTTTGGCTCGGATTTGAATCTCTTCAACTCCGAATTTTTTGCGTTTCCGCAGGCTAGCTCCTACTTTCTCGTTGAACGACACGTGTTCACTTCCCTGCTGTTCAACCCTAAAGCAAAAAGAGGGCACCTGTTGCCCTCTTTTCATCCTCCAGTTTATTCAAGTAAACGCTCTATTCTTTCTTGATCTTCGCCCACGAATCTTTTAAGGGCACGATACGGTTAAACACCAGTTTCTCCCCTCGTGAATCTGGGTCAACGCAAAAATACCCTTGCCGCAAAAACTGGTACCTGTCCCCAGGTTTGGCCCCGCGCACGGTGGGCTCGATGAGGCAGCCGGTCAGGACCTCGAGTGAACTTGGATTCAAGACTTCTTCCACGGCATCAAACTCGTCAGGGTTCTCCACAGTAAACAAGTAATGGTACACCCTCACTTCGGCCTTGACCGCATGTTCTGCCGAGACCCAATGTAGAGTCCCTTTCACCTTGCGCCCGGCAGCCGATCCTCCGCTTCTGGTTTCGGGGTCATAAGTACAATGGACTTCCACAATCTCTCCTGTCTTCTCGTCCTTAATCACCTGATCGCATTTGATGATGTATGCGTGTTTTAATCGAACTTCACGCCCGGGCGATAGGCGGAAGAAGCCCTTGGGCGGGTTTTCCGCAAAATCGTCCCTTTCGATGTATATTACTTTAGAAAACGGCACTTTACGCGAACCCATAGCGGGGTTCTCTGGATTGTTCTCGGCCTCCAGCTCTTCTACCAAATTATCGTGGTAGTTCGTTATCACTACCTTCAGGGGACGGAGCACTGCCATCACTCTGGGAGCTCTGGCGTTAAGATCATCCCTGACGCAGTGTTCCAAGTATTCTATGTCCACCACACTGTTGCTCTTGGCTACCCCGATGCGCTCGCAAAAATCGCGGATGGCTTCCGGCGTGTAGCCTCTCCGGCGCAGTCCCGAAATGGTAGGCATACGGGGATCGTCCCAGCCGTTCACGTAACCTTTTTCCACCAGGTATCTCAGCTTTCTTTTACTCATTACGGTATAAGTGAGATTGAGCCTGGCAAATTCAATCTGTTGTGGTCTGTCATCTACCTCGAAATGTAGCGCATCCAACACCCAGTCATAAAGCGGCCGATGATCCTCGAACTCCAACGTGCATATAGAATGCGTTATTCCCTCGATCGCGTCCGATATGGGGTGAGCGTAGTCGTACATCGGGTAAATACACCATTTGTCCCCGGTGCGGTGGTGAGGTACCCTCATAATTCGATATAGAACCGGGTCTCTCAAATTGAGATTAGGTGAACCCATATCGATCTTGGCCCTGAGAACCCGTGACCCGTCTGGGAATTCCCCGGCTCTCATCCGTTCAAAAAGGTCCAGGTTTTCCTCCACCGAACGGTTACGGTATGGGCTTTCTTTCCCGGGTTCGGTCAGGGTCCCCCTGTATTCGCGAATCTCCTCGGGGCTGAGATCACATACATAAGCCTTACCTTCTTTTATCAGCTGGACCGCATAGTCATACAACTGATCAAAGTAATCGGAAGCGTAAAACTTCCGGTCTTCCCAGTCAAACCCCAGCCAGCGAACGTCTTCCTCGATCGAGTTGACGTACTCGATTTCTTCCTTACTGGGATTAGTATCGTCGTACCGAAGATTGCAAAGTCCGCCGTTGGCTAGAGCAATCCCAAAATTCAAGCAAATCGACTTGGCATGCCCGATGTGCAAGTATCCATTGGGCTCAGGAGGAAAACGAGTATGTACTCTACCCCCGTGCTTACCCCTTTTCCGGTCTTCGTTAATAATGTTTTGGATAAAATTGGTTGGGGGAGCGGAATAAGTTGCAGCCATTTCCTGTTCCTCCTTGTTAAGTTAGTTGTGTGCCTTGACAACTATTTTAATACACCTGTATCCTTCTGTCCTCTACCTGTGGTACGGATGAGAATGAATAATCGTAAACACACGGTACAGCTGTTCGGATAACACCAGCACCGCCAGTTGGTGGGGAAAAGTCAAAGACGATAAAGACAGCACCATATCAGCCCGTGCCTTTACCGACCCGTCCAGCCCGGTCGCTCCTCCCACGACAAAATTCAAACGTCGCTTACCCATCACGAGCAGTCGCTCGAGAATTGCCGCTAACTGGTCGGAAGTTACCTGCTCCCCGCCGGCATCCAAAGCTACCAATAACTCGTTCTTGTCGATAAGGGAAAGCACCCGCTGCCCTTCACGCCGCCTCGCCTCTTCCTGTTCCCTTGACCCGGCCTTGGGGCTCAGCCTCTCTTCCAGTCCCTCTGTAAAAGTTACTCTAGCATAAGGTCGAATCCACTTCAAATACTCGTCGATTTTTTCCTTATAAACTTTATCTCTGATCTTACCAACCGAAATCAGTCTTATCTCCATGTCAGACTTTACCACCTAATCTGAATTTTGGCACAAGTCCTCTTCTCATGCAAATACCACAAATACCAACCCACGCTTTCGGTTTCGACAAAACTTATTAATTTTCCACAGAGGAAATTTGATGAAGATGAGGAAATATATCCATAAACAATGTAAAGTAGACCGAGGCCTGGTGAATGGAGGGAGATACAGGGCGAATATAGAAGAGATTCCACCTTACTGTTGGCTGGTCACTAGCTGCCCACACCCGAAGATGCCGAATAAGCCAGGCCAATATGGAAAGGATATTTGACCCTTTCTTCTCCACCTTCCCTCATAAGGCTGGCCTAGGACTCACAGTTTGCCAGCAGATACTGCGATCATGCAGAGGCACCATCTCGATCAAGAGCAAAGAAGGCTTAGGTACAGTGGTAACGGTGACCCTACTTCAAAACTAGCCGCTGCCTGTTACCACACATGAGCGCCTAGATTCTGTAGCTTAGCCTTAAAATTCTCATATCCCCGGTAAATATAATACGCGTTCTCGATCTCGGTTAATCCCTGAGCTGCTAGACCTGCTATGGCTAGGGCTGCCCCCGCTCTGAGGTCAGTAGCCTTGACTCGAGCTCCGTACAACGCAGGCACTCCCTCAATGACTGCGGTGTGCCCTTCTACCTTGACCTTGGCCCCCATTCGCTTGATCTCATCCACCATTTGGAAACGGTTTTCAAAAACGTTCTCCACGATTACGCTGGTGCCTTTAGCCGTGGCCAACAAGGACATCATCTGGGATTGCATGTCTGTTGGAAAACCGGGGTAAGGTAAAGTCTTAACATCAACCGGCATTATCTCCTTAGGCCCGATTACCCTGACACCACCGTTGACCTGTCGAATAACTGCCCCGGTTTCCTGCAGTTTGGCCATGATCGAATACAAATGAGTGGGAATTACATTTTCCACCAGTACATCCCCACCAGTAGCCACTGCTGCCGCCATAAAAGTACCGGCTTCAATACGGTCTGGAATAACAGTGTAGCGGGTCCCTCTCAGCTCCTTTACACCTTCTATTCTTATCAAGTCCGTTCCGGCTCCCCGAACTTTAGCCCCTGCTGCATTAAGAAAATTGGCGAGGTCGACGATCTCTGGCTCCTTGGCTGCATTCTCGACGTACGTCTGTCCAGGGGTCAGAGCCGCCAGCATCATTATATTCTCTGTGGCCCCAACACTCGGAAAATCAAGGTAGACCCTTGTTCCTGACAAATTACCGGTGTAAGCTTCAACAAAACCGTGTTCTAGCTTCACCTCTGCCCCTAGAGCCGAAAGCCCCTTCAAATGCAAATCCATGGGCCTTGACCCTATGTTACAACCCCCCGGAAGGCAAATGCGCGCCTGTCCCTTCCTCCCAAGCAGAGAGCCCAGCAGCAAATTCGATGCCCTGAGTTTCTTAGCCAATTCATACGGAGTTTCAACGTCGATGTTCTCGGGCACTGAGATGCACAGGCTGTTATCTTCTTGCCACGCAACCCTAGCGCCGAGATGCTGGAGGATCCCACACAGCACCTCCACATCCCGAATCCTAGGTACGTTTTCTAAAACCGTTTCTCCTTTTATCATGACGCTGGCTGCCATTATTACCAGGCTAGCGTTTTTAGCTCCGCTGATCCTTACCCTGCCTCGAAGCGGGTGCCCTCCTTCGATAGTC
The sequence above is drawn from the Syntrophothermus lipocalidus DSM 12680 genome and encodes:
- a CDS encoding IPT/TIG domain-containing protein, which produces MKLMRRVGAFFILITFFLSLLFPSSLFAASTISVTDIKNANGTSDVTGGSLVIIDGSGFGAFGNDCQVTFEFNTVSMNVYRIQTWSDTQITVRAPYYTLGTKETEQVLAVTITTNDGRTYTYTQKKLTYVHDPFITNVYPYSLITVSGFDQNGRPIIQSTVKRVAVEGAYLKKVSKIRVSAAVSGNSILYSNLDEDKKEPGYAGGISWDSEGAIYVAWNSLMENNDLIFTAESTAGGLSNAYEGAQGEMRLSNIGIPEATSFNPSPSALIRGIDIAITGSNFESTPANNVVIIAGGEATVKTVEQVGMGKKIVVTVPSSADKTQHDLRFKIKDPATGKVKSGAIYAGAVNILPTPGELEILGVVPNVGTPAGGTEIMVIGRGFNTDTEVLFSSANPKWEGLGANPRLLSSEELPAGYPEDAVVLKVSTPRSPNNGYYTGPVDVTVRDKNLPDIVKDTLTNGFYYSTQGQALRLTAIMPISGPEEGGQTVTLTGRSFFRFRSSDPVTSLRYANGRLISADYNSNPYVISGFEPASDNNLVITEKMNSYLEYTDVVVYRTISVTIGGTPVKITKVTELIQADGQRVQYLEGTTNAHYLDPLVLGETVDVVVTVTEEMFTGGQRLVIPEDPAVAERAVLSKSYTYQRVKSVPEITSITPTKGPTAGGTQVEIEGFDLYQGLSVFFGETKGTVVDIVPGGVEDGRPKAKVSVLAPAHAKRERVDVRVVNWDGGEDVLEEGFEYISSPTITKVSPAVSSPAGGVFVTVEGKDFMYGSAVKIGNNVVIGHVYEDETENQRFYTDLIDSLFPGENVTFFDELEIRVMRDAVELAPYDRANGNRIYLEVPPGEPKEQDFWVINPDGGIALWQNKFQYLESSTQLAPRINTITPNEGNIQGGEVVTINGSNFRDGALVTFDGQLASAITVSQAGQTITCHTPPGTRSDVWVPVQVINVSANGIGVATVAQGFRYHAVYTNPTINRFAPTHGTKGTKVVVEGADFVVGAETRVFLGDQLLTAVTSWNSDQQVMGAVYVKSPELIEFIVPELPSPGEYAIKVINPDTAQAIAAKPFVYQLPTSNPTIEDIDGDQKAVNPERGSVYGGTDIVVEGADFREGLELYVGTQLASEVKLELVHFDSGAGIWSKCRVRAKTPALPAGQTPGPADIMIVNPDGGTARALGAFTYVTPSSSPVITAVQPNKGPAAGTQEVIIRGRDFRVNRDENNVITDWPVVTFGGIEATVVKDDTLSKSQGTQLKVITPLYSGGGAVDVTITNPDTGTYTLKKGFTFEVSKPTISSVNPSKFPKSRPSLATITGSGFVVPSEAEGVKWAGSDVLLSDATGQTFTSLADVTPTGKTTIDGAEYPNIEVLDASRIRVVIPPLSTGQFIGKRVLRVRNPDGGQADCTVEYVSPVVEPTISSIEPSQGSANGGTNVTITGTNFRDQVEVYFGTGQATIIEKSENRLVVRTPAYSMPANQTTAAVDVSVINTADQGTAVKPSGFTYVSPELQPTITSITPDHGTTLGGTIVVIKGDNFRTGCRVFFGTLEAASVTYDRYDQLTVVTPSHAKGSVDVSVRNPAPDYGEALKANGFTFEETVAPPPSDFDGELWNRRAIKLFWSASSVPSSYEIYVNTRSSTNSKQFLVSTDKTEFVFEDIEPGKRYYFWMRTFNQYGCSDFIACKSNPIYVSDDDVENRPQTAEILQNTTRISREKDDLVIIVGDEISSWSSSYYDVTLDSEQAALKRLRLMIPLVGVRTNPDVTLRINGDRINLSVPLKVLKTSEMQDFWSRTGEGYAFIYIYPTSTAVLESVKANRSGSRPLDGFAVEIGFEAKTRKVQASTLAGSLRVVWQVEGGVGRPTRAEYYSYPRLEWVNCTDVASSLTGRIEVRVPQPNLFIIFG
- a CDS encoding glutamine--tRNA ligase/YqeY domain fusion protein, with product MAATYSAPPTNFIQNIINEDRKRGKHGGRVHTRFPPEPNGYLHIGHAKSICLNFGIALANGGLCNLRYDDTNPSKEEIEYVNSIEEDVRWLGFDWEDRKFYASDYFDQLYDYAVQLIKEGKAYVCDLSPEEIREYRGTLTEPGKESPYRNRSVEENLDLFERMRAGEFPDGSRVLRAKIDMGSPNLNLRDPVLYRIMRVPHHRTGDKWCIYPMYDYAHPISDAIEGITHSICTLEFEDHRPLYDWVLDALHFEVDDRPQQIEFARLNLTYTVMSKRKLRYLVEKGYVNGWDDPRMPTISGLRRRGYTPEAIRDFCERIGVAKSNSVVDIEYLEHCVRDDLNARAPRVMAVLRPLKVVITNYHDNLVEELEAENNPENPAMGSRKVPFSKVIYIERDDFAENPPKGFFRLSPGREVRLKHAYIIKCDQVIKDEKTGEIVEVHCTYDPETRSGGSAAGRKVKGTLHWVSAEHAVKAEVRVYHYLFTVENPDEFDAVEEVLNPSSLEVLTGCLIEPTVRGAKPGDRYQFLRQGYFCVDPDSRGEKLVFNRIVPLKDSWAKIKKE
- a CDS encoding 23S rRNA (pseudouridine(1915)-N(3))-methyltransferase RlmH, whose amino-acid sequence is MEIRLISVGKIRDKVYKEKIDEYLKWIRPYARVTFTEGLEERLSPKAGSREQEEARRREGQRVLSLIDKNELLVALDAGGEQVTSDQLAAILERLLVMGKRRLNFVVGGATGLDGSVKARADMVLSLSSLTFPHQLAVLVLSEQLYRVFTIIHSHPYHR
- a CDS encoding ATP-binding protein, with translation MSQANMERIFDPFFSTFPHKAGLGLTVCQQILRSCRGTISIKSKEGLGTVVTVTLLQN
- the murA gene encoding UDP-N-acetylglucosamine 1-carboxyvinyltransferase; protein product: MDEPLTIEGGHPLRGRVRISGAKNASLVIMAASVMIKGETVLENVPRIRDVEVLCGILQHLGARVAWQEDNSLCISVPENIDVETPYELAKKLRASNLLLGSLLGRKGQARICLPGGCNIGSRPMDLHLKGLSALGAEVKLEHGFVEAYTGNLSGTRVYLDFPSVGATENIMMLAALTPGQTYVENAAKEPEIVDLANFLNAAGAKVRGAGTDLIRIEGVKELRGTRYTVIPDRIEAGTFMAAAVATGGDVLVENVIPTHLYSIMAKLQETGAVIRQVNGGVRVIGPKEIMPVDVKTLPYPGFPTDMQSQMMSLLATAKGTSVIVENVFENRFQMVDEIKRMGAKVKVEGHTAVIEGVPALYGARVKATDLRAGAALAIAGLAAQGLTEIENAYYIYRGYENFKAKLQNLGAHVW